One Bacteroidales bacterium genomic region harbors:
- a CDS encoding response regulator transcription factor has protein sequence METIRCLLVDDEKEATARLAILLSKIEDIKIIGIYNEPELALKSIVTDKPDLVFSDVEMPRMSGFDLVTAVKNTGFIPIYIFVTGFNQYAIKAIKSAAFDYLVKPVDFDELKEAISRYREVNPHSTFKKPTTDKLNSLSEREKEIIKLIAQCKTSKEISELLFISKNTVDTHRRHILEKLDLRNTQELIVFAMGNSLS, from the coding sequence ATGGAAACAATCAGATGTTTGTTGGTTGATGATGAAAAAGAAGCTACTGCAAGGCTTGCTATCCTGCTCAGCAAAATTGAGGATATCAAGATAATTGGTATATATAACGAACCTGAATTAGCTTTAAAATCCATAGTTACAGACAAACCTGACTTGGTATTTTCTGATGTGGAGATGCCCCGGATGAGCGGATTTGATCTCGTTACAGCGGTAAAAAACACAGGTTTTATCCCCATTTATATCTTTGTTACCGGGTTTAATCAATATGCAATTAAAGCCATTAAAAGCGCTGCCTTTGATTACCTAGTAAAACCGGTAGACTTCGATGAATTGAAAGAAGCAATCAGTAGATATCGGGAAGTGAATCCTCACTCAACATTTAAAAAACCAACTACTGACAAATTGAATTCACTTAGCGAGCGGGAAAAAGAGATCATTAAGTTGATCGCTCAATGTAAGACCAGCAAGGAAATCTCTGAATTACTTTTCATCAGTAAAAATACCGTAGATACCCACCGGCGGCATATCCTGGAAAAACTGGATTTGAGAAATACCCAGGAATTGATTGTTTTTGCCATGGGAAACAGCCTTTCTTAG